AGTTCCCGAAGAGACTGAGTCTGAGCAGACAACTGCGGCTCAGGAAACTACCGAGGAGACTACGGAAGAGACAACAACCGAAGAGACAACTGCTTTTGATCCGGGTGATAATGATAATCCCGATGTATACGGACCTCCGGATGATTTTGATCCCGCAGATAACGATCTTCCTGCAGTATACGGACCTCCTGAGGATATGACGGAGGAGATGTCTGAGGATAATATCGAAGATGTTGCAAGGATCGCAGGATTCGATACATCTGAAGAATGATCATCTGAGAATCAAGTAATGAAAAAAGTTGAAGAAGTAAAGACCCGCCACCTTAATCAGCTGGCGGATTACACTGATAAGCTCTATAAGCGTCCTCAGCTTCGTGATCTGTTCTTTGAACTTACGACTGCGTGCAATGAAAGGTGCTTTCATTGCGGCAGCAATTGTGATGTTCCGAGTCCCGATGAGCTGACGACAGATGAATTTAAGATGATATTAGATCAGGTCAAGGAAGACTTTGGCGTCAAGGGTGTATATCTTTGTATCACCGGAGGCGAGCCTCTCCTCAGACCTGATTTTTTTGAGATCATGAACTATGCCAAGGATCTCGGATTCAGATGGGGTATGACCAGTAATGCGACCCTTATCACTAAGGAGGTCGCACATAAGTTGGCTCAGTCTGGAATGAGGACTATCTCTATATCGATAGATGGACTTCCCGAGACGCATGACAGGCTTCGCGGTTATAAGAGAGGATATGAACTCGCTATGCGCGGTGTTCAGAATCTTATCGATGAGGGTGCTTTCTCATCTGTTCAGATTACTACGGTGCTGAACCACGAGAACATGAAGGAGCTCCCTGAACTCTTCGAGATCATGAAGGGGATCGATATCGATTCCTGGAGAGTCATTAATCTCGAACCCATCGGCAGAGCGCTTACGCGTCCCGAGCTCATGTGTACTCCCGATGACCTGAGGACCATGTTCGATTTTATAAAGCAGGCCAGAAAGGACGGCTATCCCGTGCTTTACGGCTGTGAGCATTACCTCGGACTTGACTACGAAGCTGAAGTGCGCGATTGGTACTGGCTCTGTAATGCCGGAGTCTATACCGCGAGCATCATGAGCAACGGCGATATAGGTGCATGCCTTGATATCGATCGTCATCCTCGTACGATTCAGGGAAATATCAGGACTGACAGGTTCAGTGATGTCTGGAATAACAGATTCGAGATATTCAGGAGAGATAAGTCGCAGGATTGTGCAAAGTGCAGCGATTGCGAGCACAGCAGATTCTGCAGAGGCGATGCTTACCATTCATGGGACTACAATAAGGACGAGCCTTTGGTCTGTATGAAGGGTATCCTGTTCGACAGATAATATATTGATATGAAGATAGCTGTATTGACTCGCGCTCTCGAGCAAAAGCATAAAGAAAAGATCTTGAGTGTCGCTTCCGAGATCGACGCCGAAGTGTGTTTTGCATCTTCGGAATCTGAGATACCCGCAGAGTATTTACATCCTGATGTAGTATACGGCTTTGGTATGGAGATCGCTAAGAATAATAAGGATCTTAAGTGGCTTTGCGTTCCTTCGGCCGGAGTAGATTACCTTATGAAACCCGGTGTATTCGCTAATGAGGACTGTATCCTTACGAATTCATCGGGGGCATACGGTGTTACTATAGCTGAGCATATCATCGCTGTTACATTGATGCTGATGAGAGATCTTCCCATGCATCACTCGGCACAGATTAACCATAAGTGGGGATATGCTATCCCTCAGCGTTCGATAATTGGAAGCAGGATCACCGTTCTCGGAACTGGTGATATCGGGTGTGAATTTGCAAGGAGAGCAAGAGCTTTCGAGCCTTTATCCCTGATCGGTGTCAGCAGAAGCGGCAAATGCAGGGAGGACCTGTTTGACAGGATGTATGAGATAGAAAGACTTGATGAGGTGCTGCCTCAGTCGGATCTTCTTGTTATGTGCCTGCCTGATACTCCTATGACCAGAGGAATATTATCGCGCGAGAGGATAGCCAAGCTTCCTCGAGGTGCTTTTGTAGTAAATGTAGGCAGAGGATCTGCCATTGACGAAGATGCTCTGGTCGATGCTCTTGAAGACGGCAGACTGGCCGGAGCAGCACTGGATGTATTCAGCACCGAACCGCTTCCTGAGGACAGCAGGCTTTGGGATACGAAGAATCTTCTGATCACTCCTCATGTGGCAGGTGATCTGATGCTGCCTCATACGGTTGATAAGAATGTCGATATGTTCTTAGAGGATCTTATCTTATTTTCAAGCGGTAAAAAGATGAAACATGTAATAGATAAGATCAAGGGATACTGATACTTACTGTGCTATAATCTTGACTTGATAACGATATAAGGGTTTATCAAGGAGATAAAGATATGAAGGATATGAGTAAAGTAGCATCGCTTATCCTTTGCGCGTCTTTCATGATGAGCATCTGTTCATGTGAAGCGATGCAGAGACAGCCTAAGGAAACAGAAGACCTTACGAAGCCGGTCGTCGATCTGGCGGATGATCTCGGAAGGCATATCGTCAATCTGGATTATGGATCTATAAGGAATATGTCGACCGAAGGTGACGAAGATCTCGAGACAATAATGAACGATCTGGAATACACCGGGAATTATAACGAAGGAGCAAGAAAAGAGATCTCTAAGACGCTGGAGTGTAAGACTCTTGAAGATACTGCAGAGGTCAGTGAAGATGGGGATGAGGCATCAATAGATGTTCACTTTGATTATGTTGATTATGAGAAGCTCATCTCAGATGATATCCTCTATGTCGGAATGACGCCTTTTACTGATGCCCTTGCAGCATGCACGGACAGAATAGAAGTCACTCTGACATTTGAGTTTGAGAAGGACGAAAACGGCAAGATGCTCCTTACGAATATCGGAGTAATCAAGGATCTTTTTCCTTATGCATCGGCTGATTTCAATTTCGCGGAGAGTCTTGATACTTATATCGGAGAACTTACTTTTTCTGGAGAACGATATGATAATCTGGAGCGGACCTATCGCGATACAACATATATTGATTGCGCTGCGCAAGTTTTGGGTGACGGACAAAGCCTTACCTGGGATTATCGTTTAAAAGTTGAAGTCGGAGGCGAGGTCATCTACGAGTCCGATCTTATATCCGAGAGCAATCCCATTTATATCGGCGAAAGCTATCCTGACGCTGATGATATTACAGACGAGATCCTTCCTGACGGTGAATACACAGTAAGCCTTGAAACGGAAGGCGGCTTAGTTCTTGCCAGTGGAACAGTCACGGTTACTCATACTGAGGAGACTGAGCCCGTAAACTATGAGTACTATTGTCCCGAGGGTAACAGTACGATACTTCCGGGAACTAGCTACAACGTTACGCTCGATGATGGCCTGGAGTTCAGGGATGCTGACTATGAGACTGTGCAAGGTATCATGGAGAACGGTAATCCTAACCATATTGTCGTTCATGCTGATGACGGCCTTTATGGCGATGAGGGATTCTCAGCTCAGTATATACCGGATGCTCACAGTGTAGATGATCCTGCGGCGCAGGCAGTTTTGCAGGAAAATGTCGACCATACTATCGAGTGGCTTGGTGAAGGGTTCCCGAACAGGGTAATAGAGACAAGAGATGTTACTATCGGAGATCAGACTTTTCAGATCACCATGATCGATCAGGGTGAGTCGGCTCAGGGATTGAACTGGGCATGGGGATATATGCTCATCGAGCAGAACGGAGTCGTATATCTTATCTACATAGACGGATGTAATATCGATGATATCATGTTGAAGACCGGCATGATCACCGTAGTGGAATCTGATCCCAGGATCTGAGAATAAAGTTATAAGTGAAATAAAGAAGGGACTGTCTCATTATCTGAGGCAGTCCCTTGTTGTCTCTTTATCCTACGAGCCACTTGTGCTTTTCTACACTGTATAGCGGGATGAACGGAACCATTATCGGAGTAGTCTTAACATATTCACGGTAGGCGGGATCCTCGCCGTAATGTTTGTTCTGGCGTATCTCGAGCCTTCTTGCTCCGCTGAACATTACATATATGATACCGAGGTATCCGAGGAGCGATAATATCCAGCCCAATACGGAAGTGAATGCTCCGATCCCTGAGATAAATACACCTGTCCAGAAGATCATCTCTCCTAAGTAGTTGGGGCATCTTACGATCTTAAAAAGTCCCGTGCAGACAAATGTATTGGGGTTGATCTTCTTGGCGTTGTTCTTCTGGATATCGGCTATGGTCTCGAAAGTAACTCCGAAAGCCATTATGAGAATACCGATTATAAGGCTAACCTTAGCTCCTGATGATTCGTTTAATCTGAAGTAAACAGGAGCGGTCTGGCATGCATAAAGCAGGGCACATGTTATCCAGATAGCGAGCTTTATGGGGAACTTCATGTTCTTTCCGTCTGAGATCTCGCCCTTCATCTTTTTATTATATGTGCTGCTCTTGAGCTCTCTTATGAGCAGATATCCTGACAGCCTGTTGCCGTAAATGAAGAGGAGGAGACAGATGATGATGCCGAGTGCATCGATATTGCCGC
The window above is part of the Ruminococcaceae bacterium KH2T8 genome. Proteins encoded here:
- a CDS encoding Phosphoglycerate dehydrogenase, coding for MKIAVLTRALEQKHKEKILSVASEIDAEVCFASSESEIPAEYLHPDVVYGFGMEIAKNNKDLKWLCVPSAGVDYLMKPGVFANEDCILTNSSGAYGVTIAEHIIAVTLMLMRDLPMHHSAQINHKWGYAIPQRSIIGSRITVLGTGDIGCEFARRARAFEPLSLIGVSRSGKCREDLFDRMYEIERLDEVLPQSDLLVMCLPDTPMTRGILSRERIAKLPRGAFVVNVGRGSAIDEDALVDALEDGRLAGAALDVFSTEPLPEDSRLWDTKNLLITPHVAGDLMLPHTVDKNVDMFLEDLILFSSGKKMKHVIDKIKGY
- a CDS encoding Steroid 5-alpha reductase family enzyme; its protein translation is MNRFLIMLAIALVVSAIGFYKYVYFISLGYGFSIAAIGIASLIAFSGNIDALGIIICLLLFIYGNRLSGYLLIRELKSSTYNKKMKGEISDGKNMKFPIKLAIWITCALLYACQTAPVYFRLNESSGAKVSLIIGILIMAFGVTFETIADIQKNNAKKINPNTFVCTGLFKIVRCPNYLGEMIFWTGVFISGIGAFTSVLGWILSLLGYLGIIYVMFSGARRLEIRQNKHYGEDPAYREYVKTTPIMVPFIPLYSVEKHKWLVG
- a CDS encoding radical SAM additional 4Fe4S-binding SPASM domain-containing protein; this encodes MKKVEEVKTRHLNQLADYTDKLYKRPQLRDLFFELTTACNERCFHCGSNCDVPSPDELTTDEFKMILDQVKEDFGVKGVYLCITGGEPLLRPDFFEIMNYAKDLGFRWGMTSNATLITKEVAHKLAQSGMRTISISIDGLPETHDRLRGYKRGYELAMRGVQNLIDEGAFSSVQITTVLNHENMKELPELFEIMKGIDIDSWRVINLEPIGRALTRPELMCTPDDLRTMFDFIKQARKDGYPVLYGCEHYLGLDYEAEVRDWYWLCNAGVYTASIMSNGDIGACLDIDRHPRTIQGNIRTDRFSDVWNNRFEIFRRDKSQDCAKCSDCEHSRFCRGDAYHSWDYNKDEPLVCMKGILFDR